From the genome of Argonema galeatum A003/A1, one region includes:
- the def gene encoding peptide deformylase: MAKILQVSQLGNPVLRQQAQPIDDLGDRSIQKLIDNLMATVAKENGVGIAAPQVAQSYRLFIVASRPNLRYPHAPKMEPTAIINPRIIAHSSEVVKDWEGCLSIPGIRGLVPRYQAIEVEYTSRDGKQHRQELTDFVARIFQHEYDHLNGIVFLERVESTHELMTEQEYEQRIVQNQNG, from the coding sequence ATGGCTAAAATTCTGCAAGTTTCCCAACTCGGAAATCCCGTACTCCGGCAGCAAGCACAGCCGATTGACGATCTTGGCGATCGCAGTATTCAAAAATTAATCGACAACTTGATGGCAACAGTTGCCAAAGAAAATGGCGTCGGTATTGCCGCACCCCAGGTAGCACAATCTTATCGCTTGTTTATTGTCGCATCTCGTCCCAATCTCAGATATCCTCACGCACCGAAAATGGAGCCAACGGCGATAATTAATCCGCGCATTATTGCACACTCATCAGAAGTCGTAAAAGATTGGGAAGGTTGTCTCAGCATTCCGGGAATTCGCGGTTTGGTTCCCAGATATCAAGCAATTGAAGTTGAGTATACCAGCCGAGATGGTAAGCAGCATCGGCAAGAATTAACAGATTTTGTTGCCCGAATCTTTCAACATGAATACGACCATCTCAATGGTATCGTCTTTTTAGAGCGTGTAGAAAGTACTCACGAATTGATGACTGAACAAGAGTATGAGCAGCGAATTGTTCAAAATCAAAATGGATAA